In Promicromonospora sp. Populi, one genomic interval encodes:
- a CDS encoding dipeptide ABC transporter ATP-binding protein, whose translation MSDTPDKKTPDDVVLRVEDLCVDFRTEGGAARAVAGANLTIRRGQTVAVVGESGSGKTTLAMAVLGLLASNGSVAEGHIWFKDEDLGHVSAQRMAQLRGTELGLVPQDPMTNLDPIMRIGQQIDEGLIDNGLRTRRDARTRTVELLEEVGLPDARRRASQYPHEFSGGMRQRALIAMGLSGRPALLVADEPTSALDVTVQRGILDQLAGLTQELGTAVLLITHDLGLAAERADVVVVMYHGEIVEQGPARKVLTAPQHEYTKRLMAAAPSLASRRIEIARERGLDDVLDDALLARGEDVAADGADGADVLVSVKDVSKVFSIRGSGLLSRSKDFTAVDGVSLDIPRGSTVAVVGESGSGKSTLARMILDIEKPTTGSITFDGGLVGAGNHRDQIAYRRRVQPVFQDPYSSLDPLYSVYRAIEEPLRAHSYGDAAARRARVEELADQVALSKGHLRRFPAELSGGQRQRVAIARALALSPELVVCDEAVSALDVVVQAQILQLLAGLQEELGLTYLFITHDLAVVRQIADRVLVMQEGRVVEEGTVDTVFDSPSTDYTRALLDAIPGKDLELAL comes from the coding sequence ATGAGCGACACCCCTGACAAGAAGACTCCCGACGACGTCGTCCTGCGCGTCGAGGACCTGTGCGTCGACTTCCGGACCGAGGGCGGCGCCGCGCGCGCCGTCGCAGGCGCGAACCTGACGATCCGGCGCGGCCAGACCGTCGCGGTCGTGGGGGAGTCGGGTTCCGGCAAGACCACCCTGGCGATGGCGGTGCTGGGCCTGCTGGCGAGCAACGGGTCCGTGGCCGAGGGCCACATCTGGTTCAAGGACGAGGACCTGGGCCACGTGTCCGCGCAGCGGATGGCGCAGCTGCGGGGCACGGAGCTTGGCCTCGTGCCCCAGGACCCGATGACCAACCTCGACCCGATCATGCGGATCGGGCAGCAGATCGACGAGGGCCTGATCGACAACGGCCTGCGGACCCGGCGTGACGCGCGCACGCGCACGGTCGAGCTGCTCGAAGAGGTCGGTCTGCCGGACGCCCGGCGCCGGGCCTCCCAGTACCCGCACGAGTTCTCCGGCGGCATGCGCCAGCGCGCGCTCATCGCCATGGGCCTCTCAGGCCGCCCGGCGCTGCTCGTCGCGGACGAGCCGACCTCCGCCCTGGACGTCACCGTGCAGCGCGGCATCCTGGACCAGCTCGCCGGCCTGACGCAGGAGCTCGGCACCGCGGTGCTGCTGATCACGCACGACCTCGGCCTCGCGGCCGAGCGCGCCGACGTCGTGGTGGTCATGTACCACGGCGAGATCGTGGAGCAGGGGCCGGCCCGCAAGGTGCTCACCGCGCCGCAGCACGAGTACACGAAGCGGCTCATGGCGGCGGCCCCGTCGCTCGCCTCGCGCCGCATCGAGATCGCGCGCGAGCGCGGCCTCGACGACGTGCTCGACGACGCCCTGCTGGCCCGCGGCGAGGACGTCGCCGCCGACGGCGCGGACGGGGCTGACGTCCTGGTCTCCGTCAAGGACGTGAGCAAGGTCTTCTCCATCCGCGGCAGCGGCCTGCTGTCCCGGAGCAAGGACTTCACCGCCGTGGACGGGGTCAGCCTCGACATCCCGCGCGGCTCCACGGTCGCCGTGGTGGGGGAGTCGGGCTCGGGCAAGTCGACGCTGGCCCGGATGATCCTCGACATCGAGAAGCCCACCACCGGCTCCATCACGTTCGACGGCGGCCTCGTGGGCGCGGGCAACCACCGGGACCAGATCGCCTACCGGCGCCGGGTGCAGCCCGTGTTCCAGGACCCGTACTCGTCGCTCGACCCGCTCTACTCGGTGTACCGCGCGATCGAGGAGCCGCTGCGTGCGCACTCCTACGGTGACGCCGCGGCCCGCCGGGCTCGCGTGGAGGAGCTCGCCGACCAGGTGGCGCTCAGCAAGGGCCACCTGCGTCGGTTCCCCGCCGAGCTGTCCGGCGGCCAGCGGCAGCGGGTCGCGATCGCCCGCGCGCTCGCGCTGTCGCCCGAGCTCGTGGTCTGCGACGAGGCCGTCTCGGCGCTCGACGTAGTGGTCCAGGCGCAGATCCTGCAGCTGCTCGCCGGCCTGCAGGAGGAGCTGGGGCTCACCTACCTCTTCATCACGCACGACCTCGCCGTCGTGCGGCAGATCGCGGACCGCGTGCTGGTGATGCAAGAGGGCCGCGTGGTCGAGGAGGGGACCGTCGACACGGTGTTCGACTCGCCGAGCACGGACTACACGCGAGCGCTGCTCGACGCGATCCCGGGCAAGGACCTGGAGCTCGCGCTCTGA